A window of Osmerus mordax isolate fOsmMor3 chromosome 11, fOsmMor3.pri, whole genome shotgun sequence genomic DNA:
ACAAATTAATCCATTCAATCAACAAAATCATCCATCAGCAGATTCACCCATCCACGGAGGGTGTAGCAGTGTGTAGCAGTGTGTAGCAGTGTGTAGCAGTGTGTAGCAGTGTGTAGCAGTGTGTAGCAGTGTGTAGCAGTGTGTAGCagtgtgtagcagtgtgtgtggttctgaccctgtgtgtgtccccagccACCTCCGTGCTGGTCACAGCCAGCACGGAGGTGGATAAGACCGGGGCGTCGTACTACGGGGAGCAGACGCTGCACTACCTGGCTATAAACGGAGAGACCGCCGCCGTGCAGCTGCGTGagtccctcccccagaccccccccccaccctcccccccaccctcccccccaccctcccccagaccctccccccaccctcccccagaccctcccccccaccctcccccagaccctccccccaccctcccccagaccctcccccagaccctcccccaccatcccagaccctcccccagaccctcccccaccatcccAGACCCTCCACTAGACAGTAcctccccctaaccctcccctcccagtaCCTCCCCCCCAGTTGTTTCAGGTAAACGCGTCCGCAGGAAGAAGCTAATATGTGCGTGTGTCACCCAGCTAAGAACGGGCCCATCTACGACGTGGCGtggagcccctcctcctccgagtTCTGCGTGGTGTACGGCTTCATGCCCGCCAAGGCCACCGTCTTCAACCAGAAGTGCGACCCGGTGTTCGACTTTGGGACGGGTCCCAGGAACGCAGTCTTCTACAGCCCCCAGGGCCACATCCTGGTGCTGGCCGGCTTCGGGAACCTCCAGGGCCAGATGGAAGTGTGGGACGTCAAGAAGTACAAGCAGGTGTGCAAACCACAGGCGGCAAACTCCACCCACTTCTCCTGGTGCCCCGACGGCGAGCACGTCGTCACGGCGACCTGTTCCCCCAGGCTGCGGGTCAGCAACGGCTACAAGATCTGGCACTACACTGGTGCCGTGCTCTACAAGCAGGACACGCCCCCAGGGGCAGAGCTCTGGCAGGTGCTATGGCAACCGTTCCCTGAGGGGGCGTTCCCCGAGAGGCCGGTGAAGTACCAGGCGGCACCCAGCGAGCTGGGAACCACGGAAACCAAGCCGGCCCAGGCGTACCGGCCGCCAGCGCTGCGGAACAAGCCTGTCATCGCCAGCTCCAAACTGGTGCGTCACCTGCCGAGACTGTCTCtctacagtctgtctgtctacagtctgtctacagtctgtctgtctacctgtctgtctacagtctgtctgtctgtctgtctgtctgtgtacctgtctgtctgtctgtatacctgtctgtctgttatctCAAACAGCATAACTGTTTCATACTGAGGTTGTCTCTGAGAGCATGATAACTGGTTCATACTGAGGTTGTCTCTGACAGCATGATAACTGGTTATCCTGCCGTTATCTCTGACAGCATGATAACTGGTTCACACTGAGGTTGTCTCTGACAGCATGATAACTGGTTCATACTGAGGTTGTCTCTGACAGCATGATAACTGGTTATCCTGCCGTTATCTCTGACAGCATGATAACTGGTTCACACTGAGGTTGTCTCTGACAGCATGATAACTGGTTATCCTGCCGTTATCTCTGACAGCATGAGGAGGAGCCTCCACAGGACATGAGGCCCGGAGCCACGGGAGACAAGCCTCTCTCCAAGACGGCTCTGAAGAACCAGAAGAAACGAGAGGCCAAGAAGGCAGCCaaacaggtgaggggagggagggacgaaggaagggagggggggagggaggaagggagggagggagggagggggcgaagggagggggcgagggagggaggggaggaaggaagggagggggcgagggagggagggggagggggggggggggggaagggagggggagagtggaagccaaattaaaattaaaacgAACAGTTAGGAAGGTATGTCAGCTGAACAGGATGGGCAGTTAAACTCTAGTGTTCTGTGCCTCCAGGAAACCAAGCCAGAGGTCCCAGAAGCCCAGTCTGAGCCCAAGTCTGAGCCCTGCCTGGCCAGCAGCACCCAGGCCACCTCTGGTGATCCCGAGCTGGACAAGAAGATCAAAAACCTAAAGAAGGTGAGTGGGGGAGAATGAGATGTCGGCCTGTTTGACTTCACAGGGCTGGCTATACACCTTGGTGCTTTgtgctgtgtgagagagaaaaggcccTTCCAGACCTATGATCTCTCATGGCTTTTCGCTGTGTCCAAGTTCAAGTATGTTGATCTTTGGACACTGAGCTGTGAGGATTACCTGTGATTATAAATCATTTCCCCTGATGTTTTTGCACTGACTTCCCTGGTCCCACCCAGTCAGTTGTGCTTACATCAGGTTCAGTCTGAACACATTTACCAGCATGCTTTATATCCCAGGACTGTGCAGGTtatgctgtgtgctgctgtgtgctgctgctgtgtgctacTGTGTACTGGATGAGCGCTAGGAAAGGCTTGGGAGTGACGTTATGttggtttgtttttatttcagaaaCTGAAAGCTATAGATGAACTGAAAGAACAGCAGTCATCTGGGAAACCCATGCAGAAAAATCAGGTAGGAAGGTTTACTGATGCATGATATTAGTGGAACATGATTTAataatttaaaataattttataTATACACATTGCTTTTATTTTTTAGCTCAGTGGTAAAGTATTAGACTGTAGATCAATCCCCATTGCACGTCGCTTTATATACAGTCAAATActttaccactgagctatacccatcccccccCAATAATTATAATAGTaacttttatttatatatagctTGATGATGATTTAGTGAGAAATTTAAAAGTGAAGCTAGTGAAACCTGATGACAGTATGGGTTTTGTGAATTGAGCGTCTATGAAAGGCTCAATTCAATGTCTTCTGTGAGACATCAAACATtaatttttgttttttctttcttcatccACAAGCTTGacaagatggagaaggaggcgcAGTTgttgaaagaactggaggatCTCGAGTTAGGAGTCTAGAACCTTCCCTCTTGGGTTCAGGATACAACAGTTCAACGCCACTCATCAGATAACAGACAGTTTGGATGCATCTGGGATGTTCTGGCCAATGCAACGCACtccaaacacacatttcactTAATGTCTCATTTCTTAACCATAATCATTCTTTTGAGCCGTATTCCCAAGAATTAAACAAAATACCATCCAAGGTACTATTGCTATGCAATGTATGTacagatttaaaagccaacaaggCTCTTTGGTGTTCAGAATTGGATTGTACATATCCATTTAAAACTTTATTTTTTTCCAGCAGGCAATTTGAAAACTACATTAACGCTTGTTTGAACACAATAAATTGTTCACATTTCCTGAAAGCAAAACGTTTTTTTGGTGTCATGATTTTAAATTAAGGTTGATAATTTAACTTGAACCATATGTTAATACATAGACATATTGTGATACATAAATGGTTGTGCTGTGCGAAATTAAAACCCCAAAGCGAAATTATTTCTACACTAATAGGCTACTGATATTATGAATAATGTTCAACGCTCCCCTGCTCATTGGTAAGACGATATTTTATAGGCGTTCGTGAGTACGTGAGTTTGGCGTTTTCATTGGAGGACATACCTGCCAATCACCTACTCCGCCCATCCACCAGGAAGTGCTGCAGCATATTTTATTCACTTCTAAACACGCGACTACCTGTCATAGTTATAATCATGTAGACATTAAACTGTTCATATTTTATACACTGTTGTTGCTATGGTGAATCATTCTGACAGTCAGTGGACGAAGGAAGTTTAGGATGTTTTCGTCATGGTCTCCAAAACGACACGCATGTTGAGACCAGGGACTTGATTGCACCCAAGCGGTAAACTTTTCCTTTCAGTGACAAAAatggcagagcagagcagctcGACAGCTCCAGATCTCCTGAAGCGTAACcttgatgagagggagggagaaggagagacgacCGAAAATGGCCCTAAAAAAATTCGTCCGGTGATCGGTATTAACTTCTGTGAATCCACGCCTCTAGTGTGGCGTGCAGCTGAGGTGAAGGCTGCTCGCGAGAGGGGTATCATCGGATCTTTGGTCGGTTCGTTAGCGCGACAGCCCCGGCAGAACTGCAGGTTGGGGAGACCGTTGGAGTTGACGGAAGAAGAGGGACGCTTGCTGGAGGAGATAGGCGAAGGTGTACGAATCCCTCCCATTGACCCACAGGTAAAACTTTTACCTGAAGATCATTTTCATGAATTGAATTCGCTAGATTTGTCTCCCGTCCGGCTCCCGTAGGTAGCGCAGCGGCATTTTAAAATAACAAATTCGACGTCTCTGCCTTGTGATCATTCCTTTGCCGTCTGTGGACGTTGCTTCCTGCCAGGTTGAGGCCGGAGAAGTGGACCGGGAGCGCGTGGACCAGTACCACGCAGATCTCGATGGAACCTTTGAGGAGCAGAAGGCCCTGGCGCTCGAGGACAGGAAGGCTTGCCTTCTGAGAGTTATGAGCGAGAAACAAAATGGTACACCTACACACTGTTCATGTTCAGAAAGATCAGGTGTGATCTccttgtcagagagagagagagagacacacacacacacacacacacacatgcatgtacacacacacaatgtgtgtcGGTGTTCAGAAATATGAGTTGATATGATGCTTCcctgtcagagacacacaccacacacacacaggcatatacacacacacacacacaccacacacacgtagataCTGTTCATGTTGAAAGATGAGGAGTtgatcttcctccctctcagagagagacacacacaaaaacatatacacaaacacacagacatccatccTGTTCCTGTTGTGAGGTTGCCAgttctgaaggttgccagttcgattcccggccgcgcaaaatgacgttgtgtccttgggcaaggcacttcaccctacttgcctcagggggaatgtccctgtacttactgtaagtcgctctggataagagcgtctgctaaatgactaaatgtaaaaaatgactaaatgtgagaTGCTGCTCTTCCTGTGTCCCAGCAGCCCCCTCAGacagctccctcctctcccgtctGGACGACCTGCAGCGCAGCTTCTCCTTCCCTCGGGCGGCCATGACAGTGCAGCTGTGCACCGCCTCTGCTGGGCTCCAGTACGGCCCGGAGGAGAGGGACTTCCTGTCCGCCTCCCCCTCGGTCCCCCGGGAACGAGGCTCGGAGACGAGGTTCCTGGTCTTCAGAGACCTGAGGCAACGAGGCTTCTGCCTCACCTCTGCCGGCAAGTTCGGAGGAGACTTCCTGGTGTATCCTGGTGGGTTGTGTTTACGTGTTTGGGGTATGTTTACACGTGTGagggggatgggtatagctcagtggttagagctttTAAATCTGCAGAcgaagaggttgcaggttcaaatcccacgtCTGTTTGTGCTGTGGAGAAGTGTCTGcttcatgttgttgttgttttctctcAGGTGACCCTCTCTGTTTCCACGCCCATTTCATCGCCGTATGCCTCGACTTGGATGAGTGTCTGCCTGTGAGCGACGTCCTC
This region includes:
- the eif2a gene encoding eukaryotic translation initiation factor 2A, with product MAPPTPLLAVRGSDGTSLLRGPPACEENASFERDTRQGKYQDFSKDGTLFAWCNGEKVSVVKTSDGSPVRSFDLPKTSMLEFSPLNSVLATWQPYSKTQDNPQGDANLQLWDLQNGACLKAFYQKKVQGWCPSWTDDEKIAVRSVNNELHFFENNDFGTIANKLHLQKVSEFELSPGAQPCKVAVYVPGSKGAPSFVRLYQYPNFGGPNSALANKSFFKSDRVAMLWNKKATSVLVTASTEVDKTGASYYGEQTLHYLAINGETAAVQLPKNGPIYDVAWSPSSSEFCVVYGFMPAKATVFNQKCDPVFDFGTGPRNAVFYSPQGHILVLAGFGNLQGQMEVWDVKKYKQVCKPQAANSTHFSWCPDGEHVVTATCSPRLRVSNGYKIWHYTGAVLYKQDTPPGAELWQVLWQPFPEGAFPERPVKYQAAPSELGTTETKPAQAYRPPALRNKPVIASSKLHEEEPPQDMRPGATGDKPLSKTALKNQKKREAKKAAKQETKPEVPEAQSEPKSEPCLASSTQATSGDPELDKKIKNLKKKLKAIDELKEQQSSGKPMQKNQLDKMEKEAQLLKELEDLELGV
- the tsen34 gene encoding tRNA-splicing endonuclease subunit Sen34 isoform X1, with the translated sequence MAEQSSSTAPDLLKRNLDEREGEGETTENGPKKIRPVIGINFCESTPLVWRAAEVKAARERGIIGSLVGSLARQPRQNCRLGRPLELTEEEGRLLEEIGEGVRIPPIDPQVEAGEVDRERVDQYHADLDGTFEEQKALALEDRKACLLRVMSEKQNAAPSDSSLLSRLDDLQRSFSFPRAAMTVQLCTASAGLQYGPEERDFLSASPSVPRERGSETRFLVFRDLRQRGFCLTSAGKFGGDFLVYPGDPLCFHAHFIAVCLDLDECLPVSDVLTVARLGSNVKKTVLLCSPAEEEVLYTSLQWSGMI
- the tsen34 gene encoding tRNA-splicing endonuclease subunit Sen34 isoform X2; translated protein: MAEQSSSTAPDLLKRNLDEREGEGETTENGPKKIRPVIGINFCESTPLVWRAAEVKAARERGIIGSLVGSLARQPRQNCRLGRPLELTEEEGRLLEEIGEGVRIPPIDPQVEAGEVDRERVDQYHADLDGTFEEQKALALEDRKACLLRVMSEKQNAPSDSSLLSRLDDLQRSFSFPRAAMTVQLCTASAGLQYGPEERDFLSASPSVPRERGSETRFLVFRDLRQRGFCLTSAGKFGGDFLVYPGDPLCFHAHFIAVCLDLDECLPVSDVLTVARLGSNVKKTVLLCSPAEEEVLYTSLQWSGMI